From Toxorhynchites rutilus septentrionalis strain SRP chromosome 2, ASM2978413v1, whole genome shotgun sequence, a single genomic window includes:
- the LOC129771447 gene encoding uncharacterized protein LOC129771447, whose translation MNHHLALVGALLLVSGNLAAGTLTATVSGKVTESLAKFNDALNTINATVTTANSNMASAWMNWFDTQIAQYTSLIDRFQQYPMLDLNAINSARNDLYFERNYSEPAKLEDDHYLTYMLIPNANLAASQIGDILNAAAADMSAQTTPTNNCLNQYGALLTTSPITIDRVTDCILGANEKIPRIEGNVIVHINADITLAPPTFNLLNICNIPEPTDTSSSNICLTQYISRISQMKSYRLRSSIDTVRYQQSAMIFSTADRCVKLVQNDIQDTVDRVKADFANCLSSSA comes from the exons ATGAATCATCATCTTGCTCTCGTAGGAGCGTTGCTCCTGGTAAGCGGAAATCTGGCAGCAGGTACTCTTACCGCAACAGTTTCCGGAAAGGTCACGGAATCGCTGGCTAAGTTCAATGATGCATTGAACACAATCAACGCTACGGTTACCACCGCCAATTCTAACATGGCATCAGCGTGGATGAATTGGTTTGACACACAGATAGCCCAATATACGAGCTTGATCGATCGGTTCCAACAGTATCCCATGCTCGATCTTAATGCGATAAACTCCGCTCGGAATGATTTGTATTTCGAACGGAACTATTCCGAACCGGCCAAGCTGGAAGACGATCATTACTTAACTTACATGCTGATTCCAAACGCAAATCTAGCGGCCAGTCAGATTGGCGATATCCTTAATGCTGCGGCGGCTGACATGAGTGCTCAAACTACTCCCACCAATAACTGTCTAAACCAATACGGTGCGTTGCTGACAACCAGTCCAATTACAATTGATCGTGTCACAGATTGCATTCTGGGCGCAAACGAGAAAATACCCAGAATTGAGGGAAATGTCATAGTGCATATAAACGCCGATATCACTTTGGCACCTCCCACTTTTAATCTGCTGAATATCTGCAATATCCCTGAACCAACAGACACTAGTTCATCGAATATTTGCCTTACTCAG TACATCAGCAGAATTAGCCAAATGAAATCCTATCGATTGAGGTCCAGCATTGACACGGTGCGCTATCAACAGTCTGCGATGATTTTCTCCACCGCAGATCGATGTGTCAAACTTGTACAGAACGATATCCAAGATACTGTGGATCGAGTGAAGGCAGACTTTGCAAACTGCCTTTCTAGCAGCGCGTAG